One genomic window of Fusarium keratoplasticum isolate Fu6.1 chromosome 3, whole genome shotgun sequence includes the following:
- a CDS encoding Zn(2)-C6 fungal-type domain-containing protein, translated as MTPPYSMVLDKVGQPTADKTPCPRTRPRPEGRSRRRHHKSRGGCRPCKGRRVKCDEVRPACNNCTKRDVTCEYFDTWRCLINRPDASPKILPRLNQARDDSTASPAPSTLTNSSSIPSSLVPSQNLFPEGVETPEDRLLDLRLFCHYLEMTTRSTDVQMSWAFWIVQEASRSPSVMDALLGFSAFHLRRHHKHDEALRDASHKFMARAIKRHREQLRAGFNDANAASIVATCALVTFHSSVNHSLLSSDGGGHRLPVHWFRSFHMTMQVIRMARFFSPDSDLCRRLAGIDRLQHEIMEKEVGGRFNFLFEYIDPLGPSDEESLLAYGQAVALLSSLYCNLEHATPLLFFITVSPRYVDLLAAEDPRALAILGYFFMLVRKSRQFWWVDGAPESEFATVMALLPHRWRPVMDWAVLEFAQQEPSA; from the exons ATGACGCCCCCTTACTCCATGGTTCTGGATAAAGTCGGGCAGCCAACGGCCGACAAGACCCCATGTCCCCGGACCCGCCCCCGTCCCGAGGGCCGATCGCGCCGGCGACATCACAAATCCAGAGGGGGGTGCAGACCCTGCAAAGGCCGTCGGGTAAAG TGCGACGAGGTTCGACCCGCCTGTAATAACTGCACCAAAAGGGACGTCACTTGCGAATACTTTGACACCTGGCGTTGTTTGATCAATCGCCCAGACGCATCACCCAAGATTCTCCCTCGCCTAAATCAGGCCCGAGATGACTCTACAGCGTCACCGGCGCCTTCCACACTGACAAACTCTTCGAGCATCCCCAGCAGCTTAGTGCCCTCGCAAAATCTCTTCCCAGAGGGCGTTGAGACCCCGGAAGACCGCTTGCTGGATCTTCGTCTGTTCTGTCACTATCTAGAGATGACTACACGGTCGACCGACGTGCAAATGTCCTGGGCGTTCTGGATAGTGCAAGAAGCATCGCGATCACCGTCCGTCATGGATGCTCTCCTCGGCTTTTCGGCCTTCCATCTGCGACGCCACCACAAGCACGACGAGGCTCTGCGTGACGCCTCGCACAAGTTCATGGCTCGTGCGATAAAGCGTCATAGGGAACAACTCAGAGCGGGATTCAACGACGCCAACGCTGCGAGCATTGTCGCGACTTGCGCTTTGGTGACTTTCCACTCAAGCGTGAACCATTCATTGCTAAGTTCAGATGGTGGTGGTCATCGCCTGCCTGTTCACTGGTTCCGATCGTTTCACATGACGATGCAAGTCATTCGAATGGCACGTTTCTTTAGCCCGGACTCAGATCTCTGTCGAAGACTTGCAGGGATTGACAGGCTCCAGCACGAGATTATGGAAAAGGAAGTCGGTGGCAGGTTCAACTTTCTCTTTGAATATATCGATCCGTTGGGTCCTTCAGACGAGGAATCTCTGTTGGCCTATGGACAGGCCGTGGCTTTACTCTCGTCACTCTACTGCAACTTGGAGCATGCAACGCCcctgctcttcttcatcaccgtGTCACCTCGATACGTTGACCTCTTGGCGGCCGAGGACCCCAGAGCGTTGGCCATCCTGGGATACTTTTTCATGCTTGTAAGAAAGAGTCGACAATTCTGGTGGGTAGATGGAGCCCCCGAGTCCGAGTTTGCCACCGTTATGGCATTATTACCGCACCGATGGAGGCCGGTGATGGATTGGGCCGTGTTGGAGTTTGCCCAGCAAGAGCCTTCCGCTTAG
- a CDS encoding HET domain-containing protein produces the protein MNIVDRYTMQEYLRPQVEAITEEGVEERIWQGANRENVVARLLSDIVQYAILSHRWLPKDEPTSRDMIDGTATGLGREKLWNFCDMVSTLEIMLAWSDTCCIDKSSSAELDEAIRSMFRWYRNSSICFVHLARTTSLEDLQSDEWFVRGWTLQELLAPRVTKFFDKEWHPLVDGSNHKENSEILQHVIAATRCPEHALRDFTPGPFSVGGRMLWAARRKTTRGEDMTYSMMGIFDVTLQTAYGEGAERAFVRLIEKIMLSSGNQSVLDWKGKPAASHSSKAFPPSPRSYLGQIGYNSTRKLDMSITSIGLRIPLLMLPLNKPRLLGRTKDDHQRVRFSLSDERISSLVKPITVTIWKGWYRKEQDWALGVYNYIPPYGIRYNGLPGIRAQSVAYLLCRQGAPDIGDAQAQHGMKAKDDFLFYWWRKMPTTHFITFTVNSINESEVMVMDKDFLEVVHL, from the coding sequence ATGAACATCGTGGATCGATACACCATGCAAGAATACCTCCGACCTCAAGTCGAAGCTATAACCGAGGAGGGGGTTGAAGAGCGGATCTGGCAAGGCGCAAATCGGGAGAACGTGGTGGCACGGCTCTTGTCGGATATTGTGCAATATGCAATACTCTCTCATAGATGGCTTCCCAAAGATGAACCGACATCCAGAGACATGATCGATGGGACCGCCACAGGGCTTGGACGAGAGAAACTTTGGAACTTTTGCGACATGGTGAGCACACTTGAAATCATGTTGGCTTGGTCGGATACCTGTTGCATCGACAAGAGCAGTAGcgctgagcttgatgaggctATCCGATCCATGTTTAGATGGTACCGGAACTCGTCCATTTGCTTCGTTCACCTTGCCCGGACCACTTCACTTGAAGATCTACAGTCCGATGAATGGTTCGTGAGAGGCTGGACCTTGCAGGAGCTCTTAGCGCCGCGAGTGACCAAGTTCTTCGACAAGGAATGGCATCCATTGGTTGATGGATCAAACCACAAGGAGAATTCGGAGATTCTTCAACATGTCATTGCTGCCACCCGTTGCCCAGAACATGCTCTGCGCGATTTCACACCAGGACCTTTCAGCGTCGGTGGGCGCATGTTATGGGCGGCAAGAAGAAAGACTACCCGTGGTGAGGATATGACATATTCCATGATGGGAATCTTCGACGTGACACTTCAGACTGCATACGGGGAGGGCGCAGAACGTGCTTTTGTAAGGCTCATTGAGAAAATCATGCTGTCCAGCGGCAACCAGTCCGTCCTAGACTGGAAAGGTAAACCGGCTGCTTCACACAGCTCCAAGGcctttcctccttctcctcgcAGCTATCTCGGACAGATTGGGTACAACTCTACCCGGAAGCTCGACATGTCTATAACAAGCATCGGCCTGCGGATCCCCCTTCTCATGCTTCCCCTCAACAAGCCAAGGCTCCTTGGACGCACAAAAGACGACCATCAGCGGGTCAGGTTTTCACTTTCTGACGAGCGCATCTCTTCGCTGGTCAAACCCATCACCGTTACCATTTGGAAGGGGTGGTATAGGAAAGAACAGGACTGGGCTCTTGGAGTTTACAACTACATACCCCCTTATGGGATTCGGTACAACGGACTCCCGGGGATTCGAGCACAGTCAGTGGCATACCTTCTCTGCCGCCAGGGCGCACCGGACATTGGTGATGCCCAAGCCCAGCATGGAATGAAAGCCAAGGATGATTTCCTGTTCTACTGGTGGAGAAAGATGCCAACGACGCATTTTATCACTTTCACTGTCAATTCGATTAACGAAAGCGaggtcatggtcatggacAAGGACTTCTTAGAAGTGGTGCATTTGTAA